Proteins co-encoded in one Sebastes fasciatus isolate fSebFas1 chromosome 11, fSebFas1.pri, whole genome shotgun sequence genomic window:
- the tcf3a gene encoding transcription factor 3a isoform X2 yields the protein MAAVETDKELNDLLDFSAMFEPPVSNGKNRPTTLASSQFGGSGIDERSGSGPWGPGEQNSPSFNQGRGYGEQGLYSQQEGMASAPMYGSGIVGKADRGPYSSFAAQPGFMPSEMPMPSPDALSPSGLKTNSQFYSSYEGGNARRRPSQEPIGPQPKKIRKVPPGLPSSVYASASGDDFNRDNAGYPAPKAGNVYPPPFYMQEGLHPPSDPWGSARSMVQPGYTAMLGNSPHLSQHAPFTALNPQDRLKRQPLPHSPQNYPMHGSEVNGAHPAGFHSGPHSGPSSFGVPSHTPPMADTIMANRGAVPGSSGDEIGKALASIYPSDPHSNTFPPSPSTPSGSPQAVSGSASQWTRSSGQATPSPNYEGPIQSMPSKMEDRLDEAITVLSRHASGQGVPGLAEMHNLLSSGLGLPPAFTSAALGLASRLPGLMSGHHEDSAGLPSSGGLMHGHHGPSSVQPGSQPEGFTGLSSSLSRSSGSDIKREDKEDDENCSNTDRSDDEKKERSHLGTSVGSVTDENLTAEEKELRERERRHANNTRERVRVRDINEAFRELGRMVQVHMQSDKAQTKLIILQQAVQVIMGLEKQVRERNLNPKAACLKRREEEKVSGVDPQMQLGGGHPGLGDGHM from the exons GTATAGATGAGAGGAGTGGGTCCGGTCCCTGGGGGCCAGGAGAACAGAACAGTCCATCTTTCAACCAAGGAAGG GGTTATGGAGAACAAGGCCTTTACAGTCAGCAAGAGGGCATGGCCTCTGCCCCCATGTATGGATCAGGGATTGTTG GGAAGGCTGACCGAGGACCATACTCGTCATTTGCGGCACAG CCGGGCTTCATGCCCAGTGAGATGCCCATGCCCAGTCCTGATGCCCTCTCCCCGTCTGGCCTGAAGACCAACTCCCAGTTTTATTCCTCCTACGAGGGAGGCAACGCTCGCAGGAGACCCTCACAGGAGCCCATTG GACCACAGCCAAAAAAGATCAGGAAGGTGCCCCCTGGCCTGCCCTCCTCG GTTTATGCATCAGCCTCAGGAGATGATTTTAACAGGGACAATGCTGGCTACCCGGCGCCCAAGGCAGGAAACGTCTACCCACCACCATTCTACATGCAAG AAGGCCTCCACCCGCCCTCTGATCCATGGGGCTCTGCCAGGTCGATGGTTCAGCCTGGTTATACTGCCATGCTGGGCAACTCCCCCCATCTGAGCCAGCATGCTCCCTTCACTGCCCTCAACCCCCAAGACAGACTG AAACGGCAGCCACTGCCCCACTCTCCCCAAAACTACCCCATGCACGGCAGTGAGGTGAACGGGGCTCATCCTGCTGGCTTCCACTCTGGCCCCCACTCTGGACCCAGCAGCTTTGGAGTCCCCAGCCACACACCCCCTATGGCTGACACCATCATGG CCAATCGAGGAGCAGTACCTGGAAGTTCAGGTGATGAGATTGGAAAAGCCCTGGCATCT ATCTATCCTTCAGACCCACACAGTAACACCTTCCCTCCGTCTCCGTCTACTCCCTCTGGCTCTCCCCAGGCTGTATCAG GCTCTGCATCACAATGGACCCGGTCCTCTGGCCAGGCCACACCTTCACCCAACTATGAGGGTCCAATTCAATCCATG CCGAGTAAAATGGAGGACCGTCTGGACGAGGCCATCACTGTTCTTTCGCGTCACGCCAGCGGACAAGGAGTGCCAGGCCTGGCTGAGATGCACAATCTGCTCTCGTCTGGATTAGGGTTACCTCCGGCCTTCACCAGTGCCGCACTTGGATTGGCCAGTCGCCTGCCTGGACTG ATGTCCGGTCACCATGAGGACTCTGCTGGTCTGCCCTCTAGTGGAGGACTTATGCATGGTCACCACGGCCCTTCATCTGTCCAGCCAGGCTCTCAGCCTGAAGGTTTTACCG GCCTGTCCAGTAGCCTAAGTCGCTCCAGCGGTTCTGATATCAAACGAGAGGACAAGGAGGACGATGAAAACTGCTCCAACACCGACAGATCCGAtgacgagaaaaaagaaaggtcCCACCTTGGAACGAG CGTTGGCTCGGTGACCGATGAGAACCTGACTGCCGAGGAGAAGGAGCTGAGGGAGCGTGAGCGCCGCCACGCTAACAACACTAGGGAGAGGGTGCGCGTGCGCGACATTAACGAAGCCTTCAGAGAGCTCGGCAGGATGGTCCAGGTCCACATGCAGAGCGACAAGGCCCAGACCAAGCTTATCATCCTGCAACAGGCTGTCCAGGTCATAATGGGCCTGGAGAAGCAGGTGCGAG AGCGTAATTTGAACCCAAAGGCTGCCTGCCtcaagaggagagaggaggagaaggtttCAGGCGTGGACCCCCAGATGCAGCTTGGTGGGGGTCACCCTGGTCTGGGAGATGGACATATGTAA
- the tcf3a gene encoding transcription factor 3a isoform X1 — translation MAAVETDKELNDLLDFSAMFEPPVSNGKNRPTTLASSQFGGSGIDERSGSGPWGPGEQNSPSFNQGRGYGEQGLYSQQEGMASAPMYGSGIVGKADRGPYSSFAAQPGFMPSEMPMPSPDALSPSGLKTNSQFYSSYEGGNARRRPSQEPIGPQPKKIRKVPPGLPSSVYASASGDDFNRDNAGYPAPKAGNVYPPPFYMQEGLHPPSDPWGSARSMVQPGYTAMLGNSPHLSQHAPFTALNPQDRLKRQPLPHSPQNYPMHGSEVNGAHPAGFHSGPHSGPSSFGVPSHTPPMADTIMANRGAVPGSSGDEIGKALASIYPSDPHSNTFPPSPSTPSGSPQAVSGSASQWTRSSGQATPSPNYEGPIQSMPSKMEDRLDEAITVLSRHASGQGVPGLAEMHNLLSSGLGLPPAFTSAALGLASRLPGLMSGHHEDSAGLPSSGGLMHGHHGPSSVQPGSQPEGFTGLSSSLSRSSGSDIKREDKEDDENCSNTDRSDDEKKERSHLGTSLGLALGLGLDDDEEDDEDLPVEIKAEREKVRRMANNTRERLRVRDINEAFKELGRMCQLHMSHEKPQTKLIVLQQAVNVILNLEQQVRERNLNPKAACLKRREEEKVSGVDPQMQLGGGHPGLGDGHM, via the exons GTATAGATGAGAGGAGTGGGTCCGGTCCCTGGGGGCCAGGAGAACAGAACAGTCCATCTTTCAACCAAGGAAGG GGTTATGGAGAACAAGGCCTTTACAGTCAGCAAGAGGGCATGGCCTCTGCCCCCATGTATGGATCAGGGATTGTTG GGAAGGCTGACCGAGGACCATACTCGTCATTTGCGGCACAG CCGGGCTTCATGCCCAGTGAGATGCCCATGCCCAGTCCTGATGCCCTCTCCCCGTCTGGCCTGAAGACCAACTCCCAGTTTTATTCCTCCTACGAGGGAGGCAACGCTCGCAGGAGACCCTCACAGGAGCCCATTG GACCACAGCCAAAAAAGATCAGGAAGGTGCCCCCTGGCCTGCCCTCCTCG GTTTATGCATCAGCCTCAGGAGATGATTTTAACAGGGACAATGCTGGCTACCCGGCGCCCAAGGCAGGAAACGTCTACCCACCACCATTCTACATGCAAG AAGGCCTCCACCCGCCCTCTGATCCATGGGGCTCTGCCAGGTCGATGGTTCAGCCTGGTTATACTGCCATGCTGGGCAACTCCCCCCATCTGAGCCAGCATGCTCCCTTCACTGCCCTCAACCCCCAAGACAGACTG AAACGGCAGCCACTGCCCCACTCTCCCCAAAACTACCCCATGCACGGCAGTGAGGTGAACGGGGCTCATCCTGCTGGCTTCCACTCTGGCCCCCACTCTGGACCCAGCAGCTTTGGAGTCCCCAGCCACACACCCCCTATGGCTGACACCATCATGG CCAATCGAGGAGCAGTACCTGGAAGTTCAGGTGATGAGATTGGAAAAGCCCTGGCATCT ATCTATCCTTCAGACCCACACAGTAACACCTTCCCTCCGTCTCCGTCTACTCCCTCTGGCTCTCCCCAGGCTGTATCAG GCTCTGCATCACAATGGACCCGGTCCTCTGGCCAGGCCACACCTTCACCCAACTATGAGGGTCCAATTCAATCCATG CCGAGTAAAATGGAGGACCGTCTGGACGAGGCCATCACTGTTCTTTCGCGTCACGCCAGCGGACAAGGAGTGCCAGGCCTGGCTGAGATGCACAATCTGCTCTCGTCTGGATTAGGGTTACCTCCGGCCTTCACCAGTGCCGCACTTGGATTGGCCAGTCGCCTGCCTGGACTG ATGTCCGGTCACCATGAGGACTCTGCTGGTCTGCCCTCTAGTGGAGGACTTATGCATGGTCACCACGGCCCTTCATCTGTCCAGCCAGGCTCTCAGCCTGAAGGTTTTACCG GCCTGTCCAGTAGCCTAAGTCGCTCCAGCGGTTCTGATATCAAACGAGAGGACAAGGAGGACGATGAAAACTGCTCCAACACCGACAGATCCGAtgacgagaaaaaagaaaggtcCCACCTTGGAACGAG TCTGGGTCTGGctctgggtctgggtctggatgatgatgaggaagacGACGAAGATCTACCAGTGGAGATTAAGGCTGAGCGGGAGAAAGTGAGGAGGATGGCAAACAACACCCGTGAACGGCTACGTGTGCGGGACATCAACGAGGCTTTTAAGGAGCTGGGCCGCATGTGTCAGCTCCATATGAGCCACGAGAAACCGCAGACCAAATTGATCGTACTGCAACAGGCCGTTAACGTTATACTCAACCTGGAGCAGCAAGTTCGAG AGCGTAATTTGAACCCAAAGGCTGCCTGCCtcaagaggagagaggaggagaaggtttCAGGCGTGGACCCCCAGATGCAGCTTGGTGGGGGTCACCCTGGTCTGGGAGATGGACATATGTAA